The genomic DNA CATAGGTGTTCTCCAGGTTTTCCTTGGTGAACTCGCGGCCGCTCTTGAGCAGCTCCAGCACGGCCTCGCCGAGCTGAACGCCCGTGGCCCACGCCTCGTCGACGCCCGCGCCGATGAGCACGTTGGTGGAGCCGGAGCCTTCGCCGATGCGTGCAAAACCGTCGCCGCAGAGAATAGGCTCGCCGCGCTTGCCCGACTCGTTCAGGGATTTGGCTCCCCAGGAACGCAAGGTGCCGCCCTGAAGCCGCTTCCACAGATACGGGTGCAGCATCCAGTGCTGCATGTAGCGGTAGGCCGTGCGCACGGGGTTGTCGAACCAGGACGGCACGAAGATGCCGAGGCTGGCCACATTGTCGGGGTAAACGTACAGGAAACCGAAAATTTCAGGTTCGGGGTAGCCGATGGTGTGCAGCACGGTGCCGGGTTGCCAGTCGCAGCCCTCGGGCAGGTCCACCACACACTTCATGCCCACGGCCCACTCGCGCTGGTGGTTGTCGCCGGGCATTCCGAGCTTGCGGTTGAGCGCCTGTCCCACCGCGCCCACCGGGCCGTCGGCAACCACGGTCAGGGCGGCCTTCATGTCCATGCCGGGCATGTAGCCCGCGCCCGGAGCGCCGTCCTTGTCCACGCCCTGATCTGCCATGCGCACGCCCTTGACGGCCTGTCCCTCCACGAGGGGCTCGGCCACGGGGCTGGACGGCCATATCTGGGCCATTCCCGTGCCCATCAGGTTCGCGCCCACCCACTGGTTGAACTGGCCGATGGAAAAGGCCAGCCCCGGATGCTTCTCCAGAAATGCGGGAATGTACGGCAGCTCATATGCGCCGTCCTTCATCCACCGGCCGAGCGCCTTGTCCGCCAGCTCGAACAGCTTCGGCCTGCGGCTCGCGCCAACGGGATCTCCGAGGTACAGAATTTTCTCTTCCCTGACCTCGCAGGCCATGGGAATCTGAGACAAATCAAGATCGGGGAAGCTCGCCTTGATGGCGCGGCCCTTGGTCACCACGCCCGAAACGCCGAAGCCGATGTCGTCGGCACGCTCGTAGCAGATGACCTGCGGCGGCATTCCCGGCATGACCTTGCTCTCGGCCGCGGGCGTGCCGTCCTCGTTCATCAGGCCGCGCGTCAGGGTTGTCAGAAACCCGCCCGCGGCAGGGCCGAAGCCCACACATACAATGTCCGTTTCCATCTCGACACGCGGCGTCTCGTCGCTCATTGGGTGCCTCCGGCGGCCGGGAGAAGGGGAAAGGGAACCCTTGAAAAAGGCTTCGCTCTCCCCTTGCCCCGGCCTCCC from Pseudodesulfovibrio thermohalotolerans includes the following:
- a CDS encoding 4Fe-4S ferredoxin → MSDETPRVEMETDIVCVGFGPAAGGFLTTLTRGLMNEDGTPAAESKVMPGMPPQVICYERADDIGFGVSGVVTKGRAIKASFPDLDLSQIPMACEVREEKILYLGDPVGASRRPKLFELADKALGRWMKDGAYELPYIPAFLEKHPGLAFSIGQFNQWVGANLMGTGMAQIWPSSPVAEPLVEGQAVKGVRMADQGVDKDGAPGAGYMPGMDMKAALTVVADGPVGAVGQALNRKLGMPGDNHQREWAVGMKCVVDLPEGCDWQPGTVLHTIGYPEPEIFGFLYVYPDNVASLGIFVPSWFDNPVRTAYRYMQHWMLHPYLWKRLQGGTLRSWGAKSLNESGKRGEPILCGDGFARIGEGSGSTNVLIGAGVDEAWATGVQLGEAVLELLKSGREFTKENLENTYVSRRRASWVEKEAEVAKKSRDGFTKSVLSGFLGMGLSGLTNGLLNMPGQALKPQERIPSIEDYYRDVIPAGEISDIRAECAKKGASLHDALMNRAGWPEIPLDGQLLVSHQDALLMGGKVQANPGYGDHVRFADPVICAACREQVCVEACSGQAIYTNPEGGAPLFDREKCIHCGACMWNCSKSDPQDRERTNVKFMAGSGGLHSVEN